The following are from one region of the Moritella sp. 24 genome:
- a CDS encoding crotonase/enoyl-CoA hydratase family protein: MAVESTYTTFSLTIDNSVAHLQFNRPSKLNSMNLDFWREFPAAIAALSMSDDLRVLVISAQGPHFCAGMDLDVFQSPGNFPAGKDKARASEAMRRFVMQLQQVFTELEQLRIPVLTAIQGGCIGGALDLIAASDMRYCTQDAFFTIKEVELGITADLGSLQRLPSILPQGIVRELAYTGRNFSAAEADKFGLVNQVFETQEAMLDGVLQIASQIAAHSPLAVTGSKEMLNYSRDHGVDDSLKYMATWQAGMLCLDETVTILQAKAQRKAPVLAPLRKVTGLFES; this comes from the coding sequence ATGGCAGTCGAATCTACTTACACAACTTTTTCGCTAACGATAGATAACAGCGTTGCGCATTTGCAATTTAATCGTCCTAGTAAATTAAATTCAATGAATTTGGACTTCTGGCGTGAGTTTCCAGCCGCTATTGCAGCGCTTTCGATGAGTGATGATTTACGTGTCTTAGTTATTTCAGCACAAGGGCCTCATTTTTGCGCAGGTATGGATTTAGACGTTTTTCAAAGTCCAGGTAACTTTCCTGCAGGTAAAGATAAAGCGCGTGCCAGTGAAGCTATGCGTCGTTTTGTAATGCAATTACAGCAAGTGTTTACTGAGCTCGAACAGCTGCGCATACCAGTATTAACCGCTATTCAAGGGGGGTGTATTGGTGGTGCATTAGATTTAATCGCTGCATCTGATATGCGTTACTGTACGCAAGATGCATTCTTTACGATTAAAGAAGTGGAGTTAGGAATTACAGCAGATTTAGGTTCATTGCAGCGTTTACCGAGTATTTTACCACAAGGTATTGTGCGTGAATTAGCATATACAGGCCGTAATTTTAGTGCCGCAGAAGCAGATAAATTTGGTTTAGTTAATCAAGTATTTGAAACGCAGGAAGCCATGCTTGATGGGGTATTACAGATCGCCAGTCAAATTGCTGCACATTCTCCATTGGCAGTGACAGGCAGTAAAGAAATGTTAAATTACAGTCGTGACCACGGTGTCGATGACAGCTTGAAGTACATGGCAACGTGGCAAGCGGGCATGTTATGTTTAGATGAAACAGTGACTATCTTACAAGCTAAGGCACAACGTAAAGCGCCTGTGTTAGCGCCGTTACGTAAAGTGACAGGGCTGTTTGAAAGTTAG
- a CDS encoding YHS domain-containing (seleno)protein, protein MKYIIKLLVISSLVFSFNSFAKAPIYTGYFSSEAVSGYDTVAYFTQSKAVKGLKKFSFEYKGEDWYFSNSQHLALFKQDPEKYAPQYGGYCAYAVANNDTASSDPTQWTIEDGKLYLNYSADIKNQWLENKLDFIEKANQNWPNVLN, encoded by the coding sequence ATGAAATATATAATAAAATTATTAGTTATCAGCAGCCTAGTATTCTCATTTAACAGTTTTGCAAAAGCGCCTATTTATACAGGTTATTTTAGCAGTGAAGCGGTAAGTGGCTACGATACCGTTGCTTATTTCACCCAATCAAAAGCAGTTAAAGGTTTAAAAAAATTCAGTTTCGAATATAAAGGTGAAGATTGGTATTTTAGTAACAGCCAACACCTTGCTTTATTCAAACAAGATCCTGAAAAATATGCACCACAATACGGTGGTTATTGTGCCTATGCAGTAGCGAATAATGATACCGCATCTTCAGATCCGACACAGTGGACAATTGAAGACGGTAAGCTTTATTTAAACTACAGCGCCGATATTAAAAACCAATGGTTAGAAAACAAACTAGATTTCATAGAAAAAGCAAACCAAAACTGGCCTAACGTATTAAACTAA
- a CDS encoding ATP synthase subunit I encodes MPHNAYELAIRGYALKLILGQLLLVLFVVSATYLGEDQKSARSAALGGMIFLVPQYIFTRLSFLYIGSKNLMRANTFMILGHACKFALVFMLFSVILPLPGIQHFNLFITFVIVMFSQIFSLLKPLPEQFVTAKPNVTNKPEVANKDSMQAHHSKEQLIQG; translated from the coding sequence ATGCCACATAATGCATATGAATTAGCCATCAGAGGTTATGCACTAAAACTCATTTTAGGTCAGTTGTTACTAGTATTATTTGTTGTGTCAGCAACTTACTTAGGTGAAGACCAAAAGTCTGCACGTTCTGCTGCGCTGGGAGGTATGATCTTTTTAGTACCACAATATATTTTTACTCGACTCTCATTTTTATATATCGGCTCTAAAAATCTTATGCGTGCAAATACTTTTATGATCCTTGGTCATGCTTGTAAATTTGCCCTCGTATTTATGTTGTTTAGCGTTATATTACCCTTGCCCGGTATCCAACATTTTAATTTATTTATCACCTTTGTTATTGTGATGTTTTCACAAATATTCAGCTTATTGAAACCATTACCAGAGCAGTTTGTTACAGCAAAACCTAACGTAACGAACAAACCTGAAGTGGCAAATAAAGACAGCATGCAAGCACATCATTCAAAAGAACAACTAATACAGGGATAA
- a CDS encoding DUF5692 family protein: MMKNRINSAFMAMFALLLMLSAGGVNATTVNNDMTYVTDVTDTVWQGTRDGKPGEGSMLYRFEFSDNNQVQVIKQSGGFNHSGQQTWRQEGNRIIINSYANSKITDFDGATLTFYADDRVKFNLDGDSFVIHKWYEYRSYSHVIFILLGLMLLNELCRRVVWSNYLLFFILPIVLIPLWSSYEVTYWFKWVKLYSVVGAAALFTLIRFTKIGNMKWAKFGAAAFLAINISEAVMQDFSMGNAANVLNAIGGILSIITLTGWLSIQADKTKERDMVWPAMTTFWIIAYDVWNIVFVYLNFPGSATAQLMVLISATLPALFIKKGTWLQARAFTLAGSFMYYFTNPAMYESNVIAMPRNDELMLAAGAASFIINSVYAYIFFSKKWQQRKLTKAAI; the protein is encoded by the coding sequence ATGATGAAGAATAGGATTAACTCTGCATTTATGGCGATGTTCGCATTGCTACTCATGCTCAGTGCTGGCGGCGTCAACGCAACCACAGTGAATAATGACATGACTTACGTCACCGATGTCACAGACACCGTCTGGCAAGGCACCCGAGATGGTAAACCTGGCGAAGGCAGTATGCTCTATCGCTTCGAGTTTTCTGATAACAACCAAGTTCAAGTGATCAAGCAATCTGGTGGCTTTAACCACAGTGGGCAACAGACTTGGAGACAAGAAGGCAACCGTATCATTATCAATAGTTACGCTAATTCAAAAATCACTGATTTTGATGGCGCAACACTGACTTTTTACGCAGATGATCGCGTTAAGTTTAATCTTGACGGTGATTCGTTTGTTATTCATAAATGGTATGAATATCGCTCTTATAGCCATGTAATTTTCATATTATTGGGTCTGATGCTACTTAACGAACTATGCCGTCGCGTAGTATGGAGTAACTACTTACTTTTCTTCATCTTACCGATTGTACTTATCCCACTATGGTCTAGCTATGAAGTGACCTACTGGTTTAAATGGGTAAAACTGTATTCCGTTGTTGGTGCCGCTGCATTATTCACCCTGATACGATTTACCAAAATCGGGAATATGAAATGGGCCAAATTTGGTGCCGCTGCATTCCTCGCCATTAATATCTCTGAAGCCGTGATGCAAGATTTCAGTATGGGCAACGCTGCGAATGTACTGAATGCGATTGGTGGTATCTTATCTATTATCACGTTAACAGGTTGGCTTAGTATTCAAGCAGATAAGACCAAAGAACGAGACATGGTTTGGCCTGCAATGACAACCTTCTGGATCATCGCATACGATGTATGGAATATTGTTTTTGTATACTTAAACTTCCCCGGTTCTGCCACGGCGCAATTGATGGTATTGATATCAGCAACTCTGCCTGCCCTATTCATCAAAAAAGGCACTTGGTTACAAGCCCGTGCATTTACACTTGCAGGTTCATTTATGTATTACTTCACGAACCCTGCGATGTACGAAAGTAATGTTATTGCAATGCCACGTAATGACGAGCTAATGCTTGCCGCTGGTGCTGCGAGTTTCATTATCAATAGTGTCTACGCTTACATCTTCTTCAGCAAAAAATGGCAACAACGTAAACTGACTAAAGCTGCTATATAA
- a CDS encoding NRDE family protein — MCTVSWLLANDGYQVFFNRDEQKGRALAHSPKYFNDLGIKYLMPVDPVGGGSWIAMNQSGLSICLLNYYQEKPPEKDLISRGLLVKSLVSHTSLTKIRYALNKLPLQRYAAFTLLVFPSHLTAQTGDVYAVRWDGHALTTIKAISPMVSSSVALTEVTNYREDHHNSILLQHQVLFSGEGCNDDIEAKEPLILTDVDPVEDSIIELTNQRCIDDKNSVALTRFHASHEPSPSYLSVCMHREDAHTVSFTHLIATRKQLKMNYVCGCPCSSKQHKSYALYPQRETYVEVV; from the coding sequence ATGTGTACAGTAAGTTGGTTGTTGGCAAATGATGGTTATCAGGTTTTCTTTAATCGAGATGAACAAAAGGGACGGGCATTAGCGCATTCACCTAAATACTTTAATGATCTTGGGATCAAATATTTAATGCCTGTAGACCCTGTTGGTGGGGGAAGTTGGATCGCGATGAATCAATCTGGTTTATCGATATGCTTACTGAACTATTATCAAGAAAAGCCCCCCGAGAAAGATTTAATCAGTCGTGGTTTATTAGTTAAGTCATTAGTGAGCCATACCTCGTTGACTAAGATCCGTTATGCACTAAATAAGCTGCCTCTACAGCGTTATGCTGCATTTACATTGTTGGTATTTCCAAGTCACTTAACGGCGCAAACAGGTGATGTTTATGCGGTACGTTGGGATGGTCATGCGTTAACAACAATAAAGGCGATATCACCTATGGTGTCATCATCTGTTGCCTTGACTGAAGTGACAAATTATCGAGAAGATCACCATAATTCGATTTTATTACAGCATCAGGTTTTGTTTTCCGGAGAAGGTTGTAATGATGATATTGAAGCGAAAGAACCCCTTATTTTAACTGACGTTGATCCCGTTGAAGACAGCATTATTGAATTGACGAATCAGCGCTGCATTGATGATAAAAATAGCGTAGCACTCACGCGATTCCATGCCAGTCATGAACCGTCACCGTCTTATCTCTCTGTTTGTATGCATAGAGAGGATGCGCACACAGTCAGTTTTACGCATCTTATTGCGACGCGTAAGCAGCTTAAAATGAACTATGTTTGTGGTTGTCCGTGTTCATCTAAGCAACATAAGTCTTACGCTTTGTATCCACAGCGAGAAACTTACGTCGAAGTTGTTTGA
- a CDS encoding methyl-accepting chemotaxis protein, which produces MNPFSLWRTLFFPVQNDWDDNQHQCVEIILFFTLLSFVTGIYSFVKWYNHDHQALIYTALLLTSAELIAALVLRLFKSINLALHIGFAGMVINALNLVYQTGGVIASPQAFWVPLLIISFFLTAGLTMAICWSGVVIAATAWMVNQSVNNIDLPNLVLSQSGSVGETWSGIMVPLVIICIAQAYIAKQRQKSTMMSLLAQQESQTAAENAQKEEQNLSRVLMLAGDNANQLTNVAEQLSQQSNELYHHVDELNITCDTQANAAEKMTNRLKKMTLDVQQSAQFVEELQQRSEHINNQAQTSASSLTASTDAISHILHSNQEMVVVADLITSIAEQTNLLALNAAIEAARAGEQGRGFTVVADQVRELSARSNKAAREIRQLLERSSNEVNKGQIVIKGTVTELSEIIHHVGGTLTDVQELAKIMAKQVDVLLELNLASQDVAEGVDKTNQVSEYVATQGTQLSQQVVILKTLAGDLNTVIELS; this is translated from the coding sequence ATGAACCCATTTTCACTATGGCGAACCCTATTTTTTCCAGTACAAAATGATTGGGATGACAATCAACATCAATGCGTTGAAATCATCCTTTTTTTTACGTTACTGTCGTTCGTTACCGGGATTTATAGTTTTGTAAAATGGTATAACCATGATCACCAGGCGCTGATCTATACCGCCCTCCTCCTCACCAGTGCAGAACTCATTGCCGCACTGGTATTACGTTTATTTAAAAGCATTAATCTAGCCCTGCATATTGGCTTTGCAGGCATGGTGATTAACGCGCTAAATTTGGTTTATCAAACAGGTGGCGTGATAGCCTCTCCACAAGCATTTTGGGTTCCTCTGCTCATCATTTCTTTTTTCCTCACAGCAGGTCTAACAATGGCAATATGTTGGAGTGGTGTGGTGATCGCAGCCACAGCTTGGATGGTCAATCAATCTGTAAATAACATCGATTTACCTAATTTAGTCTTATCTCAATCAGGTAGTGTCGGTGAAACGTGGTCAGGTATTATGGTTCCCCTCGTTATTATTTGTATTGCCCAAGCGTATATTGCAAAACAACGCCAAAAATCAACGATGATGTCTTTACTCGCACAACAAGAAAGCCAAACAGCCGCAGAAAATGCACAAAAAGAAGAACAGAATCTAAGTCGAGTATTAATGTTAGCCGGAGATAACGCGAACCAATTAACAAACGTCGCAGAGCAACTGTCACAACAATCGAATGAACTCTACCATCACGTTGATGAACTGAATATCACCTGCGATACACAAGCTAACGCCGCAGAAAAAATGACGAACCGCCTGAAAAAAATGACACTAGATGTTCAACAGTCTGCACAGTTTGTTGAAGAATTACAGCAGCGTAGTGAACACATTAACAATCAGGCCCAAACGAGTGCTTCATCTCTGACCGCATCTACAGACGCCATCAGCCATATTTTACATAGTAATCAAGAAATGGTTGTCGTTGCTGACCTCATCACTTCAATAGCAGAGCAAACCAACTTATTAGCTCTGAACGCCGCCATAGAAGCAGCACGAGCAGGCGAACAAGGCCGTGGTTTTACCGTGGTCGCAGATCAAGTAAGGGAATTATCTGCTCGAAGTAATAAAGCTGCTCGTGAAATAAGGCAACTACTTGAACGGAGTTCAAACGAAGTGAACAAAGGACAAATCGTAATAAAAGGCACAGTGACTGAACTATCCGAAATTATTCATCACGTTGGCGGCACACTTACCGATGTGCAAGAGCTTGCAAAGATAATGGCAAAACAAGTGGATGTTTTATTAGAGCTAAACCTTGCCAGCCAAGATGTCGCCGAGGGTGTTGATAAAACAAATCAAGTCTCTGAATATGTTGCAACTCAAGGCACTCAGTTATCACAACAAGTCGTCATTTTAAAAACGCTGGCCGGAGATCTAAACACGGTCATCGAATTATCTTAA
- a CDS encoding cyanophycin synthetase, giving the protein MKLIKQVIYKWISSKFMGGCSNYNSLEVRRGCRSKKQARDKFAEGNIPHAQGAIFFNPFTAVKFAKEHGFPLVIKPNVSGFSRGSHFPIRNYKELWRAIFFAKLWWPTTVVEQYLQGKNYRVVITKSGVISVLQRYPAFVKGDGVNTISTLINTENNVREKMGLYPCNNPISQGKQTINYLAKQGLTLSSIPDTEQQVELFYRISLAPGGVVETIQRDLIPAYNNELFAKVLDLFDAEILGIDVIMEQGIEHDAREQKLIFLEVNSRPYLNMHNFPRYGQADDLSEHLGLITVSTNQQADIF; this is encoded by the coding sequence ATGAAACTAATAAAACAAGTAATCTACAAATGGATCAGTAGCAAATTCATGGGCGGTTGCAGCAATTATAACAGCCTTGAAGTTCGCCGCGGTTGCCGCTCTAAAAAACAAGCTCGTGATAAATTTGCTGAAGGGAATATTCCTCATGCTCAAGGCGCGATCTTTTTTAATCCTTTCACTGCGGTTAAATTTGCGAAAGAACATGGTTTTCCATTAGTCATCAAACCGAATGTAAGTGGTTTCTCTCGTGGTAGCCATTTTCCTATCCGTAATTATAAAGAACTTTGGCGTGCTATCTTTTTTGCTAAATTATGGTGGCCAACAACAGTCGTTGAACAGTACCTACAAGGTAAAAATTATCGCGTCGTAATTACGAAGTCAGGTGTTATCTCTGTTTTACAACGCTACCCTGCATTTGTAAAAGGTGACGGCGTAAACACAATCAGCACCTTGATAAACACAGAAAATAACGTGCGTGAAAAAATGGGATTATACCCGTGTAACAATCCTATTTCACAAGGTAAGCAAACAATTAATTATCTTGCAAAACAAGGTTTAACATTATCTTCGATCCCAGATACTGAACAACAAGTTGAACTGTTTTATCGTATATCCCTAGCACCCGGTGGTGTCGTTGAAACAATACAACGTGATCTTATCCCTGCTTATAATAATGAATTATTTGCAAAGGTATTAGACCTGTTTGATGCCGAAATTTTAGGTATCGATGTGATCATGGAACAAGGTATTGAACATGATGCGCGTGAGCAAAAGTTAATCTTCCTCGAAGTAAACTCGCGCCCTTATCTAAATATGCATAACTTCCCACGTTATGGACAAGCAGATGATCTCTCTGAGCACCTTGGTTTAATTACGGTCTCAACAAATCAACAAGCAGACATATTCTAA
- a CDS encoding DUF2913 family protein: MSEQEKSYNINMLKLVREGLSALSDAQEQKRSLQNPVSETHFLGNWIITALKEKRFDIILAGDLNLWLQESRTLGPKADFKLRFEKIERVYTQICELEYKNLTQFILEDILTELDNEGWLIETESNVTPKFKLSSSGENSLVICAEVYDRAFSDTDGVLESPLSVFIRHGDQAFIDKMFSHGYLVFGSTNRSIVKRHNRYILRPFNHAKKLAILPTLAD, translated from the coding sequence ATGTCTGAACAAGAAAAATCATATAATATTAATATGTTGAAGTTAGTTAGAGAGGGCTTATCGGCGCTTTCTGATGCTCAAGAACAAAAACGTAGTTTACAAAATCCAGTATCTGAAACACACTTTCTGGGTAACTGGATTATCACTGCGTTAAAAGAAAAGCGTTTTGATATTATATTAGCGGGTGATTTAAATCTTTGGTTGCAAGAAAGCCGCACTTTAGGTCCTAAAGCTGACTTCAAACTACGTTTTGAGAAAATTGAACGAGTGTATACGCAGATTTGCGAACTGGAATATAAAAATTTAACTCAGTTTATTTTAGAAGACATTTTGACTGAGCTTGATAACGAAGGCTGGTTGATCGAAACAGAAAGTAACGTCACGCCTAAGTTTAAATTAAGCTCAAGTGGTGAAAATTCACTGGTTATTTGTGCTGAAGTTTATGATCGTGCTTTTTCTGATACTGATGGCGTATTAGAAAGTCCACTTTCAGTCTTTATTCGTCATGGTGATCAAGCATTTATTGATAAAATGTTCTCACATGGCTACTTGGTATTTGGTTCGACTAATCGTTCGATTGTGAAACGTCATAATCGTTATATATTACGTCCGTTTAATCATGCTAAAAAGCTCGCGATTTTACCGACATTAGCAGACTAA
- a CDS encoding chalcone isomerase family protein produces the protein MKKKALVLSTLLMMSSSVMAATEISGVSVPDSITPQGENLQFNGAGIRSKFFIDLYVGSLFTSEQMHKGEAVINSTEAVAIRLNITSSMITSEKMINAMQEGFELATAGQEHNLDAKIKDFINTFADPIQEGDQFTLLSVPDEGLISYKNGEFLSITSGEDFRKTVLAIWLGKKPTDKSLKEDMLNS, from the coding sequence ATGAAAAAAAAGGCGTTAGTACTATCAACCCTATTAATGATGAGTAGCAGTGTTATGGCTGCAACTGAAATTTCAGGCGTAAGCGTTCCAGACAGCATCACACCACAAGGTGAAAATTTACAATTTAATGGTGCTGGTATTCGTAGTAAATTTTTTATTGATTTATATGTTGGATCCTTGTTTACCAGCGAACAAATGCATAAAGGCGAAGCGGTAATCAACAGCACAGAAGCCGTTGCGATTCGCTTGAATATTACGTCAAGCATGATCACATCAGAAAAAATGATCAACGCAATGCAAGAAGGCTTCGAACTTGCAACCGCAGGACAAGAACATAATCTAGATGCAAAAATAAAAGACTTTATTAATACCTTTGCTGATCCAATCCAAGAAGGCGATCAATTTACATTATTGAGTGTGCCTGACGAAGGGTTAATTAGTTATAAAAATGGCGAATTTCTGTCTATCACATCCGGTGAAGACTTTAGAAAAACAGTACTCGCTATCTGGTTAGGTAAAAAACCAACCGATAAGTCACTAAAAGAAGACATGCTTAATAGCTAG
- a CDS encoding HopJ type III effector protein codes for MLNDFLNKLTAQPTTIQFDDVIAVIDASYDFTPTKFYNGYLVNEATENTGSCKLFALGRLNKFTKQQMLECFGAYYRDDVLNNPDGDDHANIRYFMRTGWSGIQFETLPLKLK; via the coding sequence ATGTTAAATGATTTTTTAAACAAACTAACAGCACAGCCAACTACTATTCAGTTCGATGATGTCATTGCTGTTATTGATGCAAGCTATGATTTCACTCCCACTAAATTTTACAATGGCTACCTAGTAAACGAAGCAACAGAAAATACAGGCTCATGCAAATTATTTGCATTAGGTCGTTTAAACAAATTCACTAAGCAGCAAATGCTAGAATGTTTCGGTGCTTATTACCGTGATGACGTACTAAATAACCCAGATGGTGATGATCATGCCAACATCCGTTATTTCATGCGCACAGGCTGGTCTGGCATTCAATTTGAAACGCTACCACTAAAATTAAAATAA
- a CDS encoding response regulator transcription factor: MNKTIEKSFISVPTYVVDDDESVRDSLAFMLDSYDLNVTTYTGGQVFLDNADIMQPGCVILDSRMPELRGQDVHAILSRCHSPLSIIYLTGHGDISMAVHALKSGAVDFFQKPVDGEKLVQAISIAAKKSIQRSEQLKALLSYQSLTDRERAILLLLIKGKRNQQIADDLCIAVRTVEVHRSNLMKKFNAKTIAELVLQYGMVVN, from the coding sequence ATGAACAAAACAATTGAAAAGTCATTTATATCAGTGCCTACTTATGTCGTTGATGATGACGAATCAGTAAGGGATTCATTGGCGTTTATGCTCGATAGTTATGATTTAAATGTCACGACTTATACTGGCGGGCAAGTATTCTTAGATAATGCAGATATTATGCAGCCCGGTTGCGTGATTTTAGATAGTCGTATGCCTGAATTACGCGGACAAGATGTGCATGCTATTTTGAGTCGATGTCACAGTCCCTTATCTATTATCTACCTGACCGGTCATGGCGACATATCGATGGCGGTGCATGCATTAAAATCGGGTGCAGTCGATTTTTTTCAAAAGCCCGTTGATGGCGAAAAATTAGTGCAGGCTATTTCTATTGCAGCAAAAAAATCAATACAGCGCAGTGAACAGCTCAAGGCGTTACTGTCTTACCAGTCTCTGACTGATCGTGAGCGTGCTATTCTTTTATTATTAATTAAAGGAAAACGGAACCAACAAATCGCAGATGATTTATGTATTGCCGTGCGTACTGTTGAAGTCCATCGTTCAAATTTGATGAAAAAGTTTAACGCTAAAACCATTGCCGAACTCGTGTTGCAATATGGCATGGTGGTGAATTAA